Proteins encoded in a region of the Vitis riparia cultivar Riparia Gloire de Montpellier isolate 1030 chromosome 7, EGFV_Vit.rip_1.0, whole genome shotgun sequence genome:
- the LOC117917813 gene encoding pentatricopeptide repeat-containing protein At4g19191, mitochondrial has product MVAPAATQSFNRFSNLWTVAQWNSSITESVNQGYAHKALLLFRQMKQNGLEPNNLTFPSVAKACSKLLNLKYSQIVHTHVVKSRFQADLFVQTSVVDMYVKCSQLGFAYNLFSRMPQRDVASWNSMILGFAQLGFVDRVVSLFCEMGIEGIRADSVTVIGLTHSALSLKDLKMLESIHSFGIKIGIDNDVSVSNTWIAAYAKCGEFRLAETVFDGIDKGLKTAVSWNSMIAGYAHFEQCSKAVGFFKKMLRGGFRADLSTILSLLSSCVQPEVLFHGKLIHAHGIQVGCDSDIQVINTLISMYSKCGDIGSARYLFDNMLGKTRVSWTAMIAGYAEKGDLDEATTLFSAMEAVGEKPDLVTIIALMSGCGQTGALELGKWIDTYATANGLKDNLMVCNALIDVYAKCGSMDNARELFYTMPEKSLVSWTTLIAGCALNGEFKEALGLFFQMVELGLKPNHITFLAVLQACNHAGFLEKGWECFNLMTKVYKINPGLDHYSCMADLLGRKGRLKEAFEFIQNMPLKPDVGIWSVLLSACKIHQNVVIGECVAYHLFELEPQTAVPYVQMANIYASAGKWDRVAAIRTMMKCNKAIKSPGKSLVQVNGKTHEFTVEDRCHPEGLLIYETLENLALQMKE; this is encoded by the coding sequence ATGGTCGCACCAGCGGCTACCCAAAGTTTCAACCGTTTTTCAAATCTCTGGACCGTTGCTCAATGGAACTCCAGCATTACAGAATCTGTAAACCAAGGCTATGCCCACAAAGCCCTTCTTCTCTTCCGCCAAATGAAGCAAAACGGCTTGGAACCAAACAACTTGACCTTTCCCTCCGTGGCAAAAGCATGTTCAAAGCTCTTAAATCTCAAATACTCCCAAATCGTTCACACACATGTCGTGAAATCTCGGTTTCAAGCCGATTTGTTTGTACAGACATCAGTTGTTGATATGTATGTGAAATGCAGTCAGTTGGGGTTTGCATATAACCTGTTTTCAAGAATGCCTCAGAGAGACGTGGCTTCTTGGAATTCGATGATTCTTGGGTTCGCCCAGTTGGGTTTTGTTGATAGAGTTGTAAGTCTTTTCTGTGAGATGGGAATTGAGGGGATTCGGGCTGACTCGGTCACGGTTATTGGATTGACACATTCGGCCTTGTCATTGAAGGATTTGAAAATGTTGGAATCCATTCATTCCTTTGGAATTAAAATTGGGATAGACAATGACGTTTCGGTTTCCAACACTTGGATTGCTGCTTATGCAAAATGTGGTGAATTCAGATTGGCTGAGACGGTGTTTGATGGGATTGACAAGGGTTTGAAGACTGCTGTCTCGTGGAACTCCATGATTGCAGGATATGCCCACTTTGAACAATGTTCTAAGGCCGTTGGTTTCTTCAAAAAGATGCTTCGTGGTGGATTTAGAGCTGATTTAAGCACTATTCTTAGTCTCCTGTCATCATGTGTGCAACCTGAGGTGTTGTTTCATGGTAAGCTGATCCATGCTCATGGAATCCAAGTGGGGTGTGATTCAGATATTCAAGTTATCAATACCCTCATATCCATGTATTCCAAGTGTGGAGATATTGGCTCTGCACgatatttatttgataacaTGTTGGGCAAAACACGTGTCTCATGGACTGCCATGATTGCTGGGTATGCTGAGAAGGGGGATTTGGATGAGGCTACGACCTTATTTTCTGCTATGGAAGCAGTTGGTGAGAAACCTGATTTGGTTACCATCATTGCTCTGATGTCAGGTTGTGGCCAGACAGGAGCCCTTGAGCTTGGAAAATGGATTGACACTTATGCCACCGCGAATGGgttgaaagataatttaatggTTTGCAATGCATTGATAGATGTGTATGCAAAATGTGGAAGCATGGATAATGCCCGAGAACTCTTTTACACCATGCCTGAGAAGAGTCTTGTCTCATGGACAACTCTGATTGCAGGGTGTGCTTTGAATGGGGAGTTCAAAGAAGCATTGGGCCTTTTCTTTCAGATGGTAGAGTTGGGATTGAAACCAAACCACATAACATTCCTTGCTGTTCTTCAAGCTTGCAATCATGCAGGTTTCTTGGAAAAAGGATGGGAGTGCTTTAATCTGATGACTAAAGTGTATAAAATAAATCCAGGACTGGACCACTACTCCTGCATGGCTGATCTTCTTGGACGTAAAGGACGACTAAAAGAAGCCtttgaatttattcaaaatatgcCTCTCAAACCTGATGTTGGTATATGGAGTGTATTGCTTAGTGCTTGCAAGATTCACCAGAATGTAGTGATTGGTGAATGTGTTGCTTATCATCTTTTTGAATTGGAGCCCCAAACTGCAGTTCCATATGTGCAGATGGCTAACATATATGCATCAGCAGGGAAGTGGGACAGAGTTGCAGCAATAAGAACAATGATGAAATGCAACAAGGCTATAAAATCTCCGGGGAAAAGCCTTGTTCAAGTAAATGGGAAGACTCATGAATTTACAGTTGAGGACAGGTGCCATCCTGAAGGCTTATTAATATACGAAACACTGGAGAATTTAGCTTTACAgatgaaagaataa
- the LOC117917896 gene encoding cytochrome P450 71AU50-like, with product MDWSWIALSLIALAYVVRALLNISKNKHKRLPPGPRGIPILGNLHMLGELPHQDLLRLAKKYGPIMYMRFALVPTIVVSSPQAAEQFLKTNDLVFAGRPPHEGSRIVSYDRKGISFTDYGPYWRSMRKLCTLGLLSNLRISSFQPLRREELDLLIKSLKEAALARTAVDLSAKISSLSADMSCRMIFGKKYMDKDIDERGFKAVIQEGMQLAGAPNIGDYIPFVAPLDLQGLARRMKAISEVFDAFFEKIIDEHIHEPKEEGQTKDLIDVMLGYMGSKENEFQIERSNIKAIVLDMLAGSMDTSATAIEWALAELLKNPRIMKKVQEELEKVVGMERKVEESDLESLEYLDMVVKETLRLHPVAPLLIPHESLEDCTINGFHIPQKSRVMVNIYAIGRDPNVWTDAEKFLPERFIGSSIDLRGRDFQLIPFGSGRRGCPGMQLGLTVVRLVLAQLVHCFDWELPNGMMPSELDMTEEFGLTVPRAKHLLAVPTYRLPN from the exons ATGGATTGGTCATGGATTGCACTTTCACTGATTGCTCTTGCTTATGTTGTTCGAGCATTGCTAAACATAAGCAAGAACAAGCATAAGAGATTGCCTCCTGGTCCAAGAGGGATCCCCATTTTGGGAAACCTTCATATGCTAGGTGAGTTGCCTCACCAGGATCTCCTTCGACTCGCCAAGAAGTATGGCCCCATCATGTACATGCGCTTTGCCCTGGTGCCCACCATTGTGGTCTCATCCCCTCAAGCAGCTGAGCAGTTCCTCAAGACGAATGATCTTGTTTTTGCTGGAAGGCCACCTCATGAAGGTTCAAGAATTGTATCCTACGACCGAAAAGGCATATCATTTACAGACTATGGTCCTTATTGGCGCAGCATGCGCAAGTTATGCACCTTGGGACTACTTAGCAATCTCAGAATCAGTTCTTTCCAGCCCCTGAGAAGAGAAGAGCTTGACCTCTTGATCAAGTCCCTTAAAGAGGCTGCCCTTGCTCGCACTGCTGTTGATCTCAGCGCCAAGATTTCATCCCTCAGTGCAGACATGAGTTGCAGGATGATTTTTGGGAAGAAGTACATGGACAAGGATATCGACGAGAGGGGGTTCAAAGCTGTGATTCAAGAGGGTATGCAATTAGCTGGAGCTCCTAACATTGGTGATTACATTCCTTTTGTGGCGCCCCTTGACCTTCAGGGGCTGGCTCGGCGCATGAAGGCTATTAGCGAGGTGTTTGATGCTTTTTTTGAGAAGATCATTGATGAGCATATTCATGAACCAAAGGAAGAAGGGCAGACAAAGGACTTAATAGATGTGATGCTAGGCTATATGGGATCCAAAGAAAACGAGTTCCAAATTGAAAGGTCTAATATCAAAGCCATAGTTTTG GACATGCTAGCAGGATCTATGGACACGTCAGCCACGGCAATTGAGTGGGCACTTGCAGAACTGCTCAAGAACCCAAGAATAATGAAGAAAGTCCAAGAAGAACTGGAAAAAGTAGTGGGCATGGAGAGGAAGGTGGAGGAATCAGACCTAGAGAGCTTGGAGTACTTGGACATGGTTGTGAAGGAAACCTTGAGGCTCCACCCAGTGGCTCCTCTACTCATCCCTCATGAGTCCTTGGAGGACTGCACAATCAATGGCTTCCACATCCCTCAAAAGTCCCGAGTCATGGTAAACATATATGCCATAGGGCGAGACCCTAATGTATGGACTGACGCAGAGAAGTTCCTCCCTGAGAGGTTCATCGGAAGCAGTATAGATCTCCGTGGACGCGACTTCCAACTCATCCCATTTGGCTCAGGCAGAAGAGGGTGCCCCGGGATGCAATTAGGCCTAACCGTGGTTCGACTGGTGCTGGCTCAGCTGGTCCATTGCTTTGATTGGGAGCTCCCAAATGGGATGATGCCTTCTGAGTTGGACATGACCGAGGAGTTTGGCCTCACAGTGCCGAGAGCTAAGCATCTTCTGGCCGTTCCCACTTATCGCCTTCCCAACTGA
- the LOC117918575 gene encoding cytochrome P450 71AU50-like, translating into MAWIWTALALIAIVFLFNMMKNKHKRLPPGPRGIPILGNMHMLGSLPHRALQALSKKYCPIMYMRLGFVPAIVVSSPQAAEQFLKTHDLVFANRPPHECSRHMLYDGKGISFSGYGPYWRSMRKLCTLELLTSRKINSFKPMRREEVGLLIKSFEEAARAGAAVDVSAKVALLSADMSCRMVFGKKYMDKDLDERGFKAVIQEATQLAATPNIGDYIPCLLGLDLQGLTRRIKATAKVFDDFFEKIIDEHIHKPKEEGQTKDLVDVMLDLMGSEETEYNIQRANIKAISLDMMAASMDTSATTIEWALSELIKHPPMMKKVRNELEKLVGMERMVEESDLESLEYLNMVVKETLRLHPVVPLLIPHESIEDCTVDGFHIPQKSRVIVNAWAIGRDPNAWTDADKFLPERFMESDIDFRGQHFQFIPFGSGRRGCPGMQLGLTVVRLVLAQLVHCFDWELPDNMLPSELDMTEEFGITLPRAKHLVAIPTCRLHK; encoded by the exons ATGGCTTGGATATGGACTGCACTTGCCCTGATTGCCATTGTTTTTCTCTTCAACATGATGAAAAACAAGCATAAGAGGCTGCCTCCTGGCCCTAGAGGGATCCCAATTTTGGGCAATATGCATATGTTAGGGAGCTTGCCTCACCGAGCTCTACAAGCTCTATCCAAAAAGTATTGCCCCATCATGTACATGAGGTTAGGCTTTGTGCCCGCCATTGTTGTTTCTTCCCCTCAGGCTGCCGAGCAGTTCCTGAAGACACATGACCTTGTTTTCGCTAATAGGCCACCCCATGAGTGTTCAAGGCACATGCTATATGATGGAAAGGGCATATCGTTTTCGGGGTATGGCCCTTATTGGCGCAGCATGCGCAAGCTGTGCACCTTGGAGTTGCTCACCAGCCGTAAGATTAACTCCTTCAAGCCTATGAGAAGGGAGGAGGTTGGCCTGTTGATCAAGTCTTTTGAGGAAGCTGCGCGAGCTGGTGCTGCAGTTGATGTCAGTGCCAAGGTTGCGTTGCTGAGTGCAGACATGAGTTGTAGGATGGTATTTGGGAAGAAGTACATGGACAAGGATCTTGATGAAAGGGGATTCAAGGCTGTGATTCAAGAGGCAACGCAGTTGGCTGCTACTCCTAATATTGGTGATTACATTCCTTGCCTTCTGGGGCTTGATCTTCAGGGTCTGACAAGGCGGATAAAGGCAACGGCTAAGGTGTTTGATGACTTCTTTGAGAAGATCATTGATGAGCATATTCATAAGCCTAAGGAGGAAGGACAGACAAAGGACTTGGTCGATGTGATGCTGGACTTAATGGGATCTGAAGAGACTGAATACAACATCCAACGGGCCAACATCAAAGCTATATCTTTG GATATGATGGCAGCCTCCATGGACACTTCAGCAACCACGATTGAGTGGGCACTTTCAGAACTCATCAAGCATCCACCGATGAtgaaaaaagttagaaatgagttgGAAAAATTGGTGGGCATGGAGAGAATGGTGGAGGAATCAGACTTAGAGAGCTTGGAGTACCTGAACATGGTTGTGAAGGAGACCTTGAGGCTCCACCCGGTGGTACCTCTACTGATCCCTCATGAGTCCATTGAAGACTGCACAGTCGATGGCTTCCATATACCCCAAAAATCTCGTGTAATAGTGAATGCATGGGCGATAGGGCGCGACCCCAATGCATGGACTGATGCAGACAAGTTCCTGCCAGAGAGGTTTATGGAGAGCGATATAGATTTTCGGGGGCAGCACTTTCAATTTATCCCGTTTGGCTCTGGTAGAAGAGGTTGCCCCGGGATGCAATTAGGCCTCACCGTGGTTCGGCTCGTGCTGGCGCAACTTGTTCATTGCTTTGATTGGGAACTTCCAGATAACATGTTGCCAAGTGAGTTGGACATGACTGAAGAGTTTGGCATCACATTACCAAGGGCCAAGCATCTAGTGGCTATTCCTACTTGTCGCCTTCACAAATGA